In the genome of Natronorubrum sediminis, one region contains:
- a CDS encoding TATA-box-binding protein has translation MTDPKDTINIENVVASTGIGQELDLQSVAMDLEGADYDPEQFPGLVYRTQNPKSAALIFRSGKIVCTGAKSTDDVHESLRIVFDKLRELQIQVNEDPEIVVQNIVTSADLGRNLNLNAIAIGLGLENIEYEPEQFPGLVYRLDDPEVVALLFGSGKLVITGGKKPEDAEHAVDKIVSRLEDLGLLE, from the coding sequence ATGACGGATCCCAAGGACACCATCAACATCGAAAACGTGGTGGCGTCGACCGGCATTGGACAGGAACTCGACCTTCAGAGCGTTGCGATGGATCTGGAGGGTGCTGACTACGACCCAGAGCAGTTCCCCGGTCTCGTCTACCGAACACAAAATCCCAAGTCCGCTGCACTGATCTTCCGCTCGGGGAAGATCGTCTGCACCGGCGCAAAATCGACCGACGACGTTCACGAGAGCCTCCGTATCGTCTTCGACAAACTCCGTGAACTCCAGATTCAGGTCAACGAGGACCCAGAAATCGTCGTCCAGAATATTGTTACCTCCGCCGACCTCGGTCGCAACCTCAACCTGAACGCGATCGCGATCGGTCTGGGCCTCGAGAACATCGAGTACGAACCCGAGCAGTTCCCCGGCCTCGTCTACCGTCTCGACGACCCCGAAGTCGTCGCCCTGCTCTTCGGTTCCGGGAAACTCGTCATCACCGGCGGGAAGAAGCCAGAAGACGCCGAACACGCCGTCGACAAGATCGTCTCCCGACTCGAGGATCTCGGCTTACTCGAGTAA
- the hisG gene encoding ATP phosphoribosyltransferase produces MRIAVPNKGRLHEPTIDLLERAGLHLENGADRKLYADTVDPDVSVLFARAADIPEYVADGAADLGITGYDQVQEARVETVSELLDLEFGRCRLVLAAPEDGDIERIDQLAGKTVATEFPNITEDFFADTGVDPAIVEVTGATELTPHVEMADAIVDITSTGTTLKMNRLAVVEEVLSSSVRLFGREDVVSNPKVDEVRTALASVKQAEGKRYLMMNVPRTELEAVRDVIPGLGGPTVMDIAGEDGENGSEDGDDKVAVHAVVDEQDVFETITDVKNAGASDILVTEIERLVE; encoded by the coding sequence ATGCGAATCGCCGTTCCCAACAAGGGCCGCCTGCACGAGCCGACGATCGACCTCTTAGAGCGGGCCGGCCTCCATCTCGAGAACGGTGCCGACCGGAAGCTCTACGCCGATACCGTCGATCCGGACGTCTCCGTGCTCTTCGCCCGCGCGGCGGACATTCCGGAGTACGTCGCCGACGGGGCGGCGGACCTCGGAATCACGGGTTACGATCAGGTTCAGGAAGCGCGCGTCGAGACTGTCTCCGAACTGTTGGACCTCGAGTTCGGTCGCTGTCGACTCGTCCTCGCGGCACCCGAAGACGGCGACATCGAACGAATCGACCAACTGGCCGGCAAGACCGTCGCCACGGAGTTCCCGAACATCACCGAGGATTTCTTCGCGGACACGGGCGTCGACCCCGCAATCGTCGAAGTCACGGGAGCGACGGAGCTGACGCCCCACGTCGAGATGGCCGACGCCATCGTCGACATCACGAGCACGGGAACCACGCTCAAGATGAACCGCCTCGCCGTCGTCGAGGAGGTACTCTCGAGTTCGGTTCGGCTCTTCGGGCGCGAGGACGTCGTTTCGAACCCGAAAGTCGACGAAGTGCGGACCGCACTCGCCTCGGTCAAACAGGCCGAAGGGAAGCGGTACCTGATGATGAACGTTCCTCGTACGGAACTCGAGGCCGTGCGGGACGTGATCCCCGGCCTCGGCGGCCCGACGGTGATGGATATCGCTGGCGAGGACGGAGAGAACGGATCGGAAGACGGTGACGACAAGGTCGCCGTTCACGCCGTCGTCGACGAGCAGGACGTGTTCGAGACGATTACGGACGTGAAAAACGCGGGCGCGAGCGACATTCTGGTCACCGAAATCGAGCGACTGGTCGAGTAA
- a CDS encoding DUF7344 domain-containing protein yields the protein MPIHTDRLATVLDRHAPGTRDHLEHALPREAVRRVLDSDRRREVLRCLLAEEGPLQVRTLVARVADAEHDATAITSLLDVRQRVHVSLCRTHLPLLERHELLSYDRACGLVAPDVSLSAFESTLECDLERPITTRLDLQS from the coding sequence ATGCCCATTCACACAGACAGACTGGCGACCGTGCTGGACCGACACGCACCCGGCACTCGCGACCACCTCGAGCACGCGCTTCCGCGTGAGGCCGTCCGTCGCGTCCTCGACAGCGACCGTCGACGCGAGGTACTGCGCTGTCTGCTCGCCGAGGAGGGGCCACTACAGGTGCGCACCCTCGTCGCGCGAGTCGCGGACGCAGAACACGACGCGACGGCTATCACGTCGCTACTGGACGTTCGCCAACGCGTCCACGTCTCGCTGTGTCGAACCCACCTTCCGCTACTCGAGCGACACGAACTCCTCTCGTACGACCGGGCGTGTGGACTCGTCGCGCCGGACGTCTCGCTCTCGGCGTTCGAATCCACACTCGAGTGTGACCTCGAGCGACCGATCACGACTCGGTTAGACCTCCAGTCGTGA
- a CDS encoding TIGR01177 family methyltransferase, whose amino-acid sequence MYLLELGGEDDAFAAREAASAASGIRRLAPGLALANAIAPDRIRGLAYTHRASDLLGRTDASLDSARRLLEAASLDREGTVAVRATDVHGSSGVDTAQAERDLGGILVERGFDVDLDDPDHVLRAAFSIGRLEDDASEDGTDEEDVCALGWLAAQSVRDFGSRAPTDKPFFQPGSMDPLLARAVANLAGARPGATILDPMCGTGGGLVEAGLVGADVIGTDAQAKMVQGARENLAHFLEPDEPSPTGVSRGSWHVARGDGTRLALADDAVDGVVFDAPYGRQSKIETHRLDDLVSGALAEARRVAPRAVMVADRPWVTEARAAGWEIDASFERRVHRSLTRYVLVLER is encoded by the coding sequence GTGTATCTCCTCGAGCTCGGCGGCGAAGACGACGCGTTCGCAGCGCGCGAAGCCGCCAGCGCGGCGAGTGGCATTCGTCGTCTCGCCCCCGGACTCGCCCTCGCGAACGCAATCGCACCCGACCGGATTCGCGGGCTCGCGTACACCCACCGGGCGAGCGACCTGCTCGGGCGCACGGACGCCAGCCTCGACAGCGCCCGCAGACTCCTCGAGGCGGCCTCGCTCGATCGCGAGGGAACGGTCGCCGTTCGTGCAACCGACGTCCACGGCTCGAGCGGCGTCGACACCGCGCAGGCAGAACGCGACCTCGGCGGAATTCTCGTCGAGCGCGGGTTCGACGTCGACCTCGACGACCCCGATCACGTCCTCCGGGCCGCGTTTTCGATCGGCAGACTCGAGGACGACGCGAGTGAGGACGGGACGGACGAAGAGGATGTCTGTGCGCTGGGCTGGCTCGCAGCCCAGAGCGTCCGGGATTTCGGCTCGCGCGCCCCCACCGATAAACCCTTCTTCCAGCCGGGGAGCATGGACCCGCTGCTCGCCCGGGCCGTCGCGAACCTCGCCGGTGCGCGCCCCGGCGCGACGATTCTGGACCCGATGTGTGGGACCGGCGGCGGCCTCGTCGAAGCCGGACTCGTCGGCGCGGACGTGATCGGCACGGACGCGCAGGCGAAGATGGTCCAGGGCGCACGAGAGAATCTAGCCCACTTCCTCGAGCCCGACGAACCGTCCCCGACTGGCGTCTCGCGAGGGAGTTGGCACGTCGCTCGCGGCGATGGGACGCGACTGGCGCTCGCGGACGACGCCGTCGACGGCGTGGTCTTCGACGCCCCCTACGGGCGACAGTCCAAGATCGAGACCCACCGACTCGATGATCTCGTCTCTGGTGCCCTCGCCGAAGCGCGACGAGTTGCCCCGAGAGCCGTGATGGTCGCCGACCGACCGTGGGTGACCGAGGCGCGTGCGGCGGGGTGGGAGATCGACGCCTCGTTCGAGCGGCGAGTGCATCGCTCGCTGACGCGGTACGTACTGGTTCTCGAGCGCTGA